One Methylobacterium oryzae DNA window includes the following coding sequences:
- a CDS encoding acyl-CoA dehydrogenase family protein: MDLRFTPEEIAFRDEVRSFCREEIPAEIRKKVSEGRSLSKEDYVTSQRILNAKGWAVPHWPQEWGGRDWTPIQRYIYTEELFQAAVPLPQQFNCYMFGPVLATFGRQDQKARFLPRAANLDDWWCQGFSEPGAGSDLASLKTRAVRDGDHYVVDGQKTWTTLGQHADWIFCLVRTDFEAKKQRGISFLLIDMTTPGITVRPILTLEGRHEVNEVFFDAVRVPVENLVGEENRGWDYAKFLLANERTGIARIGLTKERIARIKRLAREMPAGSGTMWDDPAFRARVAEVEVELKALEITQMRVAAKQGRADSVEPDPASSLLKIRGSQLQQAATELLVELAGPFALAAPARGAGANNLPGGFDWVDAAAPSYFNNRKVSIYGGSNEIQHNVIAKGILGL, translated from the coding sequence ATGGATCTCCGCTTTACGCCGGAAGAGATCGCGTTCCGCGACGAGGTCCGGAGCTTCTGCCGCGAAGAAATCCCGGCGGAGATCCGGAAAAAGGTCTCGGAGGGGCGCAGCCTCTCGAAGGAGGACTACGTCACGAGCCAGCGGATCCTCAACGCCAAGGGCTGGGCGGTGCCGCACTGGCCGCAGGAATGGGGCGGCCGGGATTGGACCCCGATCCAGCGCTACATCTACACCGAGGAGCTGTTCCAGGCGGCGGTGCCGCTGCCGCAGCAGTTCAACTGCTACATGTTCGGCCCGGTGCTGGCGACCTTCGGGCGGCAGGACCAGAAGGCGCGCTTCCTGCCGCGCGCCGCCAACCTCGACGACTGGTGGTGCCAGGGCTTCTCGGAGCCGGGCGCCGGCTCGGACCTCGCCTCGCTGAAGACCAGGGCGGTGCGCGACGGCGACCACTACGTCGTGGACGGCCAGAAGACCTGGACCACGCTCGGCCAGCACGCCGACTGGATCTTCTGCCTGGTGCGCACCGACTTCGAGGCCAAGAAGCAGCGCGGCATCTCCTTCCTGCTCATCGACATGACGACGCCCGGGATCACCGTGCGGCCGATCCTGACGCTGGAGGGGCGGCACGAGGTCAACGAGGTCTTCTTCGACGCCGTGCGCGTGCCCGTGGAGAACCTCGTCGGCGAGGAGAACCGGGGCTGGGACTACGCGAAGTTCCTGCTCGCCAACGAGCGCACCGGCATCGCCCGGATCGGGCTGACCAAGGAGCGGATCGCCCGCATCAAGCGGCTGGCCCGCGAGATGCCGGCCGGGTCCGGCACGATGTGGGACGATCCCGCCTTCCGCGCCCGCGTCGCGGAGGTCGAGGTCGAGCTGAAGGCCCTGGAGATCACCCAGATGCGGGTGGCGGCCAAGCAGGGAAGGGCGGATTCGGTGGAGCCGGACCCCGCTTCCTCGCTCCTCAAGATCCGCGGCTCGCAGCTCCAGCAGGCGGCGACAGAATTGCTGGTGGAGCTCGCCGGGCCCTTCGCCCTGGCGGCGCCCGCGCGCGGGGCCGGGGCCAACAACCTGCCCGGCGGCTTCGACTGGGTCGACGCGGCGGCGCCGAGCTACTTCAACAACCGCAAGGTCTCGATCTACGGCGGCTCGAACGAGATCCAGCACAACGTCATCGCCAAGGGCATCCTGGGGTTGTGA
- a CDS encoding acetyl-CoA C-acyltransferase yields MTDAVIVSTARTPIGKAHRGALNLTRGADLAAHAIRGALDRASLEPAAVEEVVLGCGYPENATGGNVARHAALVAGIPVESAGVTVSRFCASGLEAIASAAHRIILDGVPVAVAGGVESISLVQPKVQRELTRNAWLEAHLPAIYMPMIETADIVAERYRISREAQDHFALESQRRTAAAQERGLFDDEIVPMSAVMAVTDKATGETREVETRLARDEGNRPDTTLEGLAKLKPVRGEGAFITAGNASQLSDGASASVLMSADEAARRGLEPLGIFRGFASAGCGPDEMGIGPVFAVPRLLERQGLRVADIDLWELNEAFASQSVYCRDTLGIDPEKVNVNGGAIAVGHPFGMSGARLVGHALLEGRRRGARYAVVTMCVAGGQGCAGLFEIGG; encoded by the coding sequence ATGACCGACGCGGTGATCGTCTCGACTGCCCGCACGCCCATCGGCAAGGCGCATCGCGGCGCGCTGAACCTCACCCGCGGCGCCGACCTCGCGGCCCACGCGATCCGCGGCGCCCTGGACCGGGCGTCCCTGGAGCCCGCGGCCGTCGAGGAGGTGGTGCTCGGCTGCGGCTATCCCGAGAATGCCACGGGCGGCAACGTCGCCCGCCACGCCGCCCTGGTGGCGGGGATCCCGGTCGAGTCGGCCGGCGTCACCGTCTCGCGCTTCTGCGCCTCGGGCCTGGAGGCGATCGCCAGCGCGGCGCACCGGATCATCCTCGACGGTGTGCCGGTGGCAGTGGCCGGCGGCGTCGAGTCGATCAGCCTCGTCCAGCCGAAGGTCCAGCGGGAGCTGACCCGCAACGCGTGGCTGGAGGCGCATCTGCCGGCGATCTACATGCCGATGATCGAGACCGCCGACATCGTGGCGGAGCGCTATCGGATCTCCCGGGAGGCGCAGGACCACTTCGCCCTGGAGAGCCAGCGACGGACCGCGGCGGCGCAGGAACGCGGGCTGTTCGACGACGAGATCGTCCCGATGAGCGCCGTCATGGCGGTGACCGACAAGGCCACCGGCGAGACCCGGGAGGTCGAGACGCGGCTCGCCAGGGACGAGGGCAACCGCCCGGACACGACCCTGGAGGGTCTCGCCAAGCTCAAGCCCGTGCGCGGGGAGGGGGCCTTCATCACGGCGGGCAATGCCAGCCAGCTCTCGGACGGGGCCTCGGCCAGCGTGCTGATGTCGGCCGACGAGGCTGCGCGGCGCGGCCTCGAACCGCTGGGCATCTTCCGGGGCTTCGCCTCGGCGGGCTGCGGGCCGGACGAGATGGGCATCGGCCCGGTCTTCGCGGTGCCGCGGCTCCTCGAGCGCCAGGGCCTGCGCGTCGCCGACATCGACCTGTGGGAGCTGAACGAGGCCTTCGCGTCCCAGTCTGTCTACTGCCGGGACACGCTCGGGATCGACCCCGAGAAGGTCAACGTCAACGGCGGCGCCATCGCGGTCGGCCACCCGTTCGGCATGTCGGGGGCGCGGCTTGTCGGCCACGCCCTGCTGGAGGGCCGCCGCCGCGGCGCGCGCTACGCCGTCGTGACCATGTGCGTCGCCGGCGGCCAGGGCTGCGCCGGCCTGTTCGAGATCGGAGGCTGA